In a single window of the Roseofilum reptotaenium CS-1145 genome:
- a CDS encoding pyridoxal phosphate-dependent aminotransferase, with the protein MKLASRVAQVTPSLTLAISAKAKKMKASGLDVCSFSAGEPDFDTPDHIKAAAQKALDEGKTKYGPASGEPKLKEAIAQKLKKDNHLNYQPENIIVTNGGKHSLYNLMMALIEPGDEVIIPIPYWVSYPEMVALAGGKSVLVTTDAATGYKITPEQLQNAITPNTKLFVLNSPSNPTGMVYTPEEIKALAEVVVKNNLWVVSDEIYEKILYDGAVHLSIGAASPEAFERTIISNGFAKAYAMTGWRVGYLAAPVELIKACNTIQGHSTSNVCTFAQYGAIAALESSQDCVEKMRLAFDERRKVIIERIQAIPKLSVREPKGAFYVYVNIGEAGLKSTDFCTQFLDNYNVATIPGVAFGADDHIRLSYATDMTSIEKGMERLSKFVQSL; encoded by the coding sequence TCTCGTGTAGCACAAGTAACCCCCTCATTAACCTTAGCGATCAGCGCTAAAGCCAAGAAAATGAAAGCTTCCGGGTTAGATGTGTGTAGCTTTAGTGCTGGAGAACCAGACTTTGATACCCCCGACCACATTAAAGCGGCTGCACAAAAAGCTCTTGATGAAGGGAAAACCAAATATGGCCCAGCATCAGGAGAACCCAAGCTGAAAGAGGCGATCGCCCAAAAGTTAAAGAAAGATAACCATCTCAACTACCAACCCGAAAATATCATTGTCACCAATGGGGGGAAACATTCTCTCTATAATCTGATGATGGCCTTGATTGAACCGGGAGATGAGGTGATTATTCCCATTCCCTATTGGGTGAGTTATCCAGAAATGGTCGCTTTAGCCGGAGGAAAATCGGTTTTAGTCACGACAGATGCAGCTACCGGCTACAAAATTACGCCAGAACAACTTCAAAACGCCATTACCCCCAATACCAAACTATTTGTTCTCAACTCCCCCTCGAACCCTACAGGAATGGTTTACACTCCAGAAGAAATCAAGGCTTTAGCGGAAGTAGTGGTCAAAAATAATCTGTGGGTGGTCTCCGACGAGATTTATGAAAAAATTCTCTATGATGGAGCCGTTCATCTGAGTATTGGCGCTGCCAGTCCAGAAGCATTTGAGCGCACTATTATTAGTAATGGGTTTGCTAAAGCCTATGCCATGACGGGTTGGCGAGTTGGCTATTTGGCTGCCCCTGTGGAACTGATTAAGGCCTGCAATACCATTCAAGGTCATAGTACCTCAAACGTTTGTACCTTTGCCCAATATGGGGCGATCGCCGCTTTGGAATCTTCCCAAGACTGTGTAGAAAAAATGCGCCTTGCCTTTGATGAACGCCGAAAAGTCATTATTGAGCGCATTCAAGCCATTCCCAAGTTATCAGTACGTGAACCCAAAGGCGCGTTTTATGTCTATGTCAACATCGGCGAAGCGGGTCTTAAATCCACCGATTTCTGCACTCAGTTCCTAGATAACTATAATGTAGCGACCATTCCCGGTGTTGCCTTTGGTGCAGACGATCATATTCGCCTCTCCTATGCCACGGATATGACTTCGATCGAAAAAGGCATGGAGCGGTTAAGTAAATTTGTACAAAGTCTGTAA